One segment of Microcoleus sp. FACHB-831 DNA contains the following:
- a CDS encoding ATP-binding protein translates to MRTSEQIKAEIEDKFGFFPTFFTPAQDNPQVLENLWQQTLAAYVGNPLSSLFKEKFSAYLSRYCAVPYCMVCHSCSLLSLGVKALDVLELLETPPPTETEIDEHLRVLNAHSDKLTAMEDWSAEVEESILNCSIFTFIAGNDAEYYRNELRLLLGSTNYQHIVSFGCYVKTCHVWMEAHPEVAYSYQADKRVINNLDALIEQAPGLADFFRDYREMVRQEQLNWAIKIAQINERKRTQAQIMQLNADLQRQTAELEVVNQELESFSYSVSHDLRAPLRRIEGFAVMLLEDCDQHLNTQGKEYLKRMRVSTQQMSNLIEDLLSLARVTRGEMRRQEVDMSAIVGAIALDLQKTQPSRQVEFVIAPGIVANADRRLVAIALENLLGNAWKYTAKHPTARIEFGTVNFSWGQGNPSAIANTQSLMPNPPIYFVRDDGAGFDMAYADKLFGTFQRLHKNTEFEGTGVGLATVQRIIHRHGGRIWAKANVEQGATFYFTL, encoded by the coding sequence ATGCGAACAAGCGAGCAAATCAAAGCGGAAATTGAGGATAAATTTGGGTTTTTCCCGACATTTTTTACTCCAGCCCAAGATAACCCCCAGGTTTTGGAAAATCTGTGGCAACAAACACTTGCTGCGTATGTCGGTAATCCTCTGTCGTCCCTGTTCAAAGAAAAATTTTCTGCATACCTCTCGCGATACTGTGCTGTTCCGTACTGCATGGTTTGCCACAGTTGTTCGTTGCTTAGCCTTGGGGTGAAGGCACTGGACGTGTTAGAACTGCTTGAAACACCTCCGCCAACGGAAACGGAGATCGACGAACACCTCAGAGTGCTAAATGCACATTCTGATAAATTAACCGCTATGGAAGACTGGAGTGCGGAAGTTGAAGAGAGTATTCTTAATTGTTCAATATTTACCTTTATCGCCGGAAATGACGCAGAATACTACCGAAACGAGCTGCGCCTGCTTCTGGGTTCTACCAATTACCAGCACATAGTCTCATTTGGCTGTTACGTTAAGACATGTCATGTGTGGATGGAAGCACATCCTGAAGTTGCCTATTCTTATCAAGCAGACAAGCGGGTTATTAATAATCTAGACGCATTAATAGAACAAGCGCCTGGGTTGGCTGATTTTTTCCGAGACTACCGGGAGATGGTAAGGCAAGAACAACTGAACTGGGCGATAAAGATAGCGCAAATAAACGAGCGCAAGCGGACGCAAGCCCAAATTATGCAGTTAAATGCAGATTTGCAGCGACAGACGGCGGAATTAGAAGTTGTTAATCAGGAGCTAGAAAGTTTCAGCTATTCAGTTTCCCACGATCTACGCGCACCCTTGCGTCGCATAGAAGGGTTCGCTGTGATGCTGCTGGAAGACTGCGATCAACACTTGAATACGCAGGGTAAAGAATATCTAAAGCGCATGCGTGTTTCTACTCAGCAGATGTCAAACCTGATTGAGGATCTGCTGTCGTTGGCGCGGGTGACGCGGGGCGAGATGAGGCGACAGGAAGTGGATATGAGTGCAATTGTGGGCGCGATCGCTCTAGATTTGCAAAAAACACAACCCTCACGCCAAGTGGAATTTGTTATAGCCCCAGGTATCGTTGCTAATGCAGATCGCAGACTGGTAGCGATCGCTCTAGAAAACCTTCTCGGTAATGCCTGGAAATATACAGCCAAACATCCAACCGCCCGAATAGAATTTGGCACCGTTAATTTTAGCTGGGGACAGGGAAACCCATCCGCGATCGCCAACACCCAATCCCTAATGCCCAATCCCCCTATTTATTTCGTGCGCGATGACGGTGCTGGATTTGATATGGCATATGCCGATAAACTATTTGGAACTTTCCAACGCCTGCACAAGAATACTGAATTTGAAGGTACTGGCGTAGGGCTAGCAACCGTGCAACGCATCATTCACCGTCACGGCGGGCGCATCTGGGCTAAAGCTAATGTCGAGCAAGGCGCAACATTTTATTTCACACTTTAA